One Legionellales bacterium genomic window, AACATTGCAAAATATAGATAAAGAACTATTTAGCTTCTGCGGCTGTTTGACGAGTACCCATATTGAATTTACGATTAAAACGATCAACACGGCCACCACTATCGACGATTTTTTGCTTACCAGTATAAAAGGGGTGACATTGCGAACACACATCAATATGCAATTGCTCTTGCGCATGCGTGGAGCGCGTTGCAAATGAATGGCCGCAGCTACAAGTGACTGTAACAGCATGATAAGTTGGATGAAGATCTGCTTTCATAATAAACCTCTAGACAATGCGGTTTTATCGTTTTATAAGATGGGCGATGGTATACGAAAATCTTGGCTTAGGCAAGCATTCAGCACAGGTTGCGTTTGTTTTACTTGTCTTATCCACCTAAATTCGCTTAAATTGCTAGATTATTCTCATAGATAGAGGCAAAACCATGCTCGATTTAAACAGTGCCGGTGAATCGATACATTTGATCGAAGGAGCAGTAGGAAAACTGGAAATAGCGCTGACCGTTCCCGCGGAAATTAAATACCCTGAGCTTGCCATTATTTGCCATCCTCATCCTTTGTTTGAAGGGACTATGACGAATAAAGTCGTTCATACTTTAGCAAAAACATTTCGTGATTTAGGTTGTATTGCCGTGCGATTTAATTTTCGCGGTGTGGGTAATAGCGAAGGTTTATACGGTGAAGGTATTGGCGAAACAGAAGATTTATT contains:
- the rpmE gene encoding 50S ribosomal protein L31; translated protein: MKADLHPTYHAVTVTCSCGHSFATRSTHAQEQLHIDVCSQCHPFYTGKQKIVDSGGRVDRFNRKFNMGTRQTAAEAK